In one Rhopalosiphum padi isolate XX-2018 chromosome 3, ASM2088224v1, whole genome shotgun sequence genomic region, the following are encoded:
- the LOC132925680 gene encoding uncharacterized protein LOC132925680, which translates to MMDDSYLDVTADYVDDCKITQMQYHSFTPYSSTALSYNEEIRINVQNMDSYTLPCESYIFIEGKVNKPTDAAGDVRFSNNGLAFLFSEMRYEINGIEIQKLKSPGVSSCLKAFCSYTPNEMNTLDNCAWDSAMDGEDNKNFMTGNVFTGCIPLKHLFGFCEDYKKILLNCNQQLILNRSSTDLDAIRVVDAGATEHVEKNKKITIELTKVTWKMPIIKVSDKEKLKLLKVLDSRKTLSCAFRTWDLCEYPVLPRNTSHSWTVKSSTLLEKPRFVLFGLQTGRKNNIETDAGRFDHCQLKNLKVHLNSEVYPYEDFRADFKNNTTSILYKAYTDFQKSYYERDYCEPLLSKHVFQTYTPIVVVDLSYQNDNVKSSTVDLRIDFETDTVIPEKTAAYCLILHDQIITYNPFSGDVRKL; encoded by the coding sequence ATGATGGATGACTCATATTTAGACGTGACGGCCGACTATGTCGACGATTGTAAAATAACACAAATGCAATATCATTCGTTCACACCGTATTCAAGCACCGCTCTATCATACAATGAAGAAATTAGAATTAACGTTCAGAACATGGATTCTTACACTTTGCCGTGTGAAAGTTATATTTTCATCGAGGGTAAAGTAAACAAACCTACCGATGCTGCTGGAGACGtacgtttttcaaataatgGATTGGCATTTTTATTCTCTGAGATGCGATATGAAATAAATGGAATAgagatacaaaaattaaaatcacccgGAGTGTCGTCTTGCTTGAAAGCGTTCTGCTCCTATACTCCAAATGAAATGAATACATTAGACAACTGTGCTTGGGACTCGGCAATGGACGgtgaagataataaaaattttatgacCGGCAATGTATTTACCGGATGCATACCTCTAAAACATTTATTCGGATTTTgtgaagattataaaaaaattttactcaATTGCAATCAAcaactaattttaaatcgttCGTCTACTGATTTGGATGCAATACGTGTTGTGGATGCCGGAGCCACCGAACAcgttgagaaaaataaaaaaattacaattgaaCTGACTAAGGTGACTTGGAAGATGCCTATTATCAAAGTCAgtgataaagaaaaattaaagttattgaaAGTATTAGATTCTCGTAAAACACTATCGTGTGCGTTCAGAACCTGGGATCTATGCGAGTATCCAGTACTCCCTAGAAATACATCGCATTCGTGGACTGTTAAGTCTAGCACTTTGCTCGAAAAACCTAGATTTGTTTTGTTCGGATTACAAACAGGTAGAAAAAACAATATCGAAACTGACGCTGGTCGATTTGATCACTGTCAACTAAAAAATCTTAAGGTACACTTAAACTCTGAAGTGTATCCATATGAAGACTTTCGagctgattttaaaaataataccaccAGCATACTTTACAAAGCTTATACAGACTTTCAAAAATCGTATTACGAAAGAGATTATTGTGAACCATTGTTatcaaaacatgtttttcaaacTTATACTCCAATTGTCGTTGTTGATTTGTCGTACCAGAATGATAACGTTAAATCATCGACCGTAGACCTACGAATAGATTTTGAAACGGACACAGTTATTCCAGAAAAGACTGCAGCTTATTGTTTAATACTACATGATCAGATTATAACTTACAATCCGTTTAGTGGAGATGTTAGAAAATTGTAa
- the LOC132926326 gene encoding LOW QUALITY PROTEIN: uncharacterized protein LOC132926326 (The sequence of the model RefSeq protein was modified relative to this genomic sequence to represent the inferred CDS: inserted 1 base in 1 codon; deleted 1 base in 1 codon): MQSKRKQMKMELVSCERRLQNLINKTTFKHATNYSENLNAVTLENKIIKFDKLIYIGFAVLDISKTMMYDYHYNVMQKHYGDNIKLMYTDTDSLVYLIQTEDFYKDLIENSNLMDRLDTADLPPIHPCYTTARKKVPGFFSDELKGHTMTEFCALRAKSYAYNIYAGEDDAVRDNKFKVGGEKIKAKGVKQHVIKTHMTLEDHRRCXGQAGVEAYRDNVSIRSFKHQLMTIRTKKLTYNSYNDKRVVLDDK, encoded by the exons ATGCAATCGAAAAGGAAACAAATGAAGATGGAGTTGGTGTCGTGTGAGAGACGATTA CAAAACCTTATTAATAAGACGACATTTAAACATGCTACCAACTATAGCGAAAACCTGAACGCGGTGACActggaaaacaaaataatcaaatttgatAAACTTATATACATCG gaTTTGCAGTATTGGATATATCGAAAACAATGATGTATGATTATCACTACAACGTAATGCAGAAGCACTATGGTGATAATATCAAACTTATGTATACTGATActg attCATTGGTATACCTTATTCAAACCGAAGATTTTTACAAAGACTTGATTGAGAATTCCAACTTGATGGATAGGTTAGACACGGCGGACTTGCCTCCTATCCATCCGTGTTACACTACAGCTAGGAAGAAGGTGCCCGGGTTTTTCTCGGATGAATTAAAAGGACATACGATGACGGAGTTTTGTGCACTACGTGCAAAATCATACGCGTATAACATATATGCAGGAGAAGATGATGCGGTAAGAGACAATAAGTTCAAAGTTGGTGGTGAAAAGATCAAAGCCAAGGGGGTAAAGCAGCATGTGATTAAAACCCACATGACGTTGGAGGACCATAGGAGGT TTGGTCAAGCTGGAGTGGAAGCGTACCGAGATAATGTATCGATTAGATCATTCAAACACCAGTTGATGACCATAAGAACGAAAAAATTAACGTACAACAGTTACAATGACAAAAGAGTGGTATTGGAcgataaa
- the LOC132925679 gene encoding uncharacterized protein LOC132925679: MFKCEQCLSVFTRRDSLVRHGKTHTGIHFPCTICQSSFTYKTSLTKHLKNVHGIVQAHRQPAPVVAQPTRQGDIQIPPQIFIPDIPAGGSNMVSEDEICMAAMEEFEKVQDDNTDSYTTTSVNGKRVSTANTTSAARAKKARMDMVKSPGLVEISSSAGRKIIWYFTKNFNNVKNYTDFLRPLAPALSDMMKNHVQQHPIKFSLKLEATYNRSNVPNSFENRAFKTSAVEVFSESNIAEIIERAYIKLLTEEEAYTSRGSGFTLESIDGLLLTVYKYTPMDGSSYIPQLAYIDRKRGTINPQNVDQQCFKWAVLAKHVTGPAVYRIGENYRQHEDKYNFNGISFPTPLSDVKKFEYNNPTVSVNVYGLDKKFQPPRKYPTYEVYPLRVVDEEKANHFDLLLVADESGSHYIYISNFSRLIRSQKTGHKETVVFCKRCFTSFDNQRYKYKLNGLEALTQHKLICGAHKPILPVMPKEGECLQFEAWRNTQRHPIVIYADFETILMKTDEKKGGNTKIMHRHEAMSYGLIVKASNDVPIELLARHEIPTEPTLYRGSESRQDVARHFVETVFEIALKIEKLLKTNIPINMSADDIQVHEAATHCNLCKIEFTPPSEVLYRKTADHCHLTGKYRQALCNVCNQKLQTPVFVPCYFHNLSNYDAHLIVTELGYDTQTIRVIPNTEEKYISFSKYVSSKFQIRFIDTFRFMASGLSTLAKNLVTPGLENFRETAKVFNKVDMSLVTRKGVYPYEYTDSWSRLDEERLPRKRDFYSTLNESGIKEEEYTHAKEVWDHFGCKTLGEYSDLYLKIDVLLLAEIEYVIIPTGTYELDQLETIIQKMMPDYVSMFELKTNSRTLKCIISCSHNVDFGIENSIAKLLGFRNVLYTTGASHESENIVNIMKINCIKVECNLIIGSFCDGVPSQFIHEFYPTVSVGYKIVEVPRHPVFYGLNTTSITKVNIALKDQDDCLINLRGEPITIRLQITRGYGTKI, from the exons atgtttaaatgcgAACAGTGTCTTTCGGTTTTCACACGTAGAGATAGTTTGGTCAGACATGGAAAAACTCATACCGGTATTCATTTTCCATGTACTATATGTCAGTCATCATTCACATACAAGACCAGTCTCAccaaacatttgaaaaatgttcatg GCATCGTTCAGGCTCATCGTCAGCCTGCACCGGTTGTTGCTCAACCCACTCGACAGGGCGACATACAGATTCCCCCTCAAATTTTCATCCCCGATATCCCAGCTGGTGGCTCGAACATGGTATCCGAGGACGAGATTTGCATGGCAGCTATGGAAGAATTTGAAAAAGTTCAAGACGATAATACag actcTTATACAACTACGAGCGTAAACGGTAAACGAGTTTCCACCGCCAACACCACTTCGGCTGCTAGAGCGAAAAAAGCACGCATGGATATGGTGAAGTCCCCCGGGTTAGTTGAAATTTCATCGTCAGCGGGTCGAAAAATCATCTGGTATTTcacaaaaaatttcaataatgttaaaaattataccgaCTTTCTACGTCCTCTTGCACCGGCTCTGTCAGACATGATGAAAAATCACGTACAGCAACATCCAATAAAATTTAGCTTGAAGCTCGAGGCTACTTATAACCGATCAAACGTACCCAATTCGTTCGAAAATAGGGCGTTTAAAACATCAGCAGTTGAAGTTTTTTCGGAAAGTAACATTGCTGAGATTATTGAAAgagcttatataaaattattgaccgAGGAAGAAGCTTATACTAGCAGAGGAAGCGGGTTTACCCTGGAATCTATAGATGGGCTATTGTTGACCGTGTACAAATACACACCGATGGACGGGTCGTCATACATACCGCAGCTTGCGTATATCGATAGGAAACGGGGTACAATAAATCCTCAGAATGTAGACCAACAGTGCTTCAAGTGGGCTGTATTAGCCAAGCATGTGACAGGGCCGGCGGTATACCGTATAGGAGAAAATTATAGACAACACGAGgacaaatacaatttcaatggTATATCGTTCCCAACGCCATTATCCGACGTTAAGAAATTCGAATATAATAACCCGACTGTCTCTGTGAATGTGTATGGGTTAGACAAAAAGTTTCAGCCACCGCGTAAATATCCGACGTACGAGGTGTACCCGCTACGTGTCGTTGATGAGGAGAAAGCCAACCACTTTGATCTGTTGTTGGTAGCAGACGAAAGCGGGTCGCATTACATCTACATCTCGAATTTTTCACGCCTTATACGCTCTCAAAAGACTGGACATAAAGAGACTGTCGTATTTTGCAAAAGGTGCTTTACCAGCTTTGACAAtcaaagatataaatataaattgaatggGCTTGAGGCGTTAACTCAGCATAAGCTTATATGCGGTGCACATAAGCCAATATTACCGGTGATGCCGAAAGAAGGTGAATGTCTGCAATTTGAAGCATGGAGAAACACTCAGAGACATCCTATAGTAATATATGCAGATTTCGAAACTATACTGATGAAGACGGATGAGAAGAAGGGgggaaatacaaaaataatgcaCAGACATGAAGCGATGAGCTATGGACTCATTGTGAAGGCGAGCAATGACGTACCGATAGAGCTATTAGCGAGACATGAGATACCAACGGAACCAACATTATATCGAGGAAGTGAGAGTCGACAGGACGTGGCGAGACATTTTGTCGAAACCGTGTTTGAAATAGCATTAAAGATAGAGAAGTTATTGAAAACGAATATTCCAATAAATATGTCCGCAGACGACATACAAGTTCATGAAGCAGCGACGCACTGCAATCTATGCAAAATCGAGTTTACCCCACCTTCAGAGGTACTATATCGTAAGACAGCTGACCATTGCCATCTCACAGGAAAATACCGTCAAGCTCTCTGCAATGTATGCAACCAAAAACTACAAACACCCGTTTTTGTACCGTGCTACTTCCATAACTTGTCCAACTATGACGCGCATCTGATAGTCACAGAACTTGGTTATGACACCCAGACTATTAGAGTAATACCAAACACTGAGGAAAAATACATATCATTCTCTAAATATGTGTCAAGTAAATTCCAAATCCGTTTCATAGACACTTTTAGATTCATGGCATCAGGACTATCAACTCTAGCTAAAAATCTTGTAACACCAGGTCTGGAGAACTTCAGAGAGACCgctaaagtttttaataaagtcGATATGTCGCTCGTGACTCGGAAGGGAGTGTACCCGTACGAGTACACAGATAGTTGGAGCAGGTTGGATGAAGAGAGACTACCGAGGAAGAGGGACTTTTATAGCACGTTAAACGAGTCGGGAATAAAGGAAGAGGAATACACGCATGCAAAGGAGGTCTGGGACCACTTCGGTTGCAAGACGTTGGGCGAGTACAGTGATCTGTACTTGAAAATCGACGTGTTGCTGCTGGCGGAAATTGAGTACGTAATTATACCTACGGGGACGTATGAGTTGGATCAGTTAGAgacaattatacaaaaaatgatgCCTGACTATGTCAGTAtgtttgaattaaaaacaaacagcaGAAcattaaagtgtataatatcgtGCAGTCATAACGTTGATTTTGGAATCGAGAATAGCATAGCTAAATTGTTAGGGTTTAGAAATGTGCTATACACTACCGGTGCTAGTCatgaatctgaaaatattgtcaacataatgaaaataaactgtataaaagtaGAGTGTAATCTAATCATCGGCTCATTCTGTGACGGAGTACCGAGCCAGTTCATACACGAGTTTTATCCTACTGTATCTGTGGGATATAAAATCGTTGAGGTACCTAGGCATCCAGTTTTTTATGGTCTTAATACGACTTCAATAACTAAAGTAAATATTGCGCTAAAAGATCAGGACGATTGTCTGATTAATCTGCGTGGTGAGCCTATCACAATTCGTTTACAAATAACGCGTGGATATGgcactaaaatttaa
- the LOC132925678 gene encoding uncharacterized protein LOC132925678 produces MHRLIDIALCLAKNGKSLRGHNENTNSVSKGLFLEMVDLLKKYDSLLSEHLENGPKNASYISNRIQNDILLSIQNVMKRNISSRVKNTMVSIIADETSDCSHYEQLSVCVRYFNKKENRPVEHFVGVKRLLSVNAQSVYDSLTEAINEIGIDWKNVIAVCFDGAATMAGSCNGSCFVEASPVRHAILERVSKDINLKLRSLKTLSIIRWACRSEAIEAVKNNYSALLLCLEEISDKTNLSEVRAKAKGLIFQMKTFDFIFSMHILSPVLIMIQKVSASLQSPNLDLLSAVSLVKSLREHLSKLRSDDNNFIVIYNEVLSVCQKNLISIPEVKKRKFTRKIDDNSTLYTVDSKIEEMRYFTSYPMLDEMIQGIDERFSQETLNLIASMGKMLKLQTDDADIKILSEAFNLKNIHTEIKLLINIPEIESICGSSNINISKWLDWLVDSGRSEIFSDFYKSIKLFVTIPVTSCSCERAFSKLTIVKSKLRSVMTQKRLDALMLIFIEQHISTEIDIDDVIEEFKVLIPGKRRLEL; encoded by the exons ATGCACCGCCTAATAGATATTGCACTGTGTCTAGCAAAGAATGGGAAATCATTACGTGGCcataatgaaaatacaaatagtGTTTCAAAGGGACTATTTTTAGAAATGGttgatttgttaaaaaaatatgattcatTGTTGAGTGAACATTTAGAAAATGGACCTAAAAATGCAAGTTATATCAGTAATCGTATACAAAATGATATTCTTCTATCTATACAAAATGTTATGAAACGAAACATTTCAAGTAGAGTAAAGAATACAATGGTTTCTATTATAGCTGATGAGACCAGTGATTGTAGCCATTACGAACAACTATCTGTATGTGTacgctattttaataaaaaagaaaaccgTCCAGTAGAACACTTTGTTGGTGTCAAAAGATTATTGTCAGTTAATGCACAGTCAGTATATGACTCACTAACTGAAGCAATTAATGAAATTGGGATTGATTGGAAAAATGTTATTGCTGTATGTTTTGATGGGGCTGCTACGATGGCTGGTAGTTGTAATGGA TCTTG ttttgttgAAGCTAGTCCAGTGCGTCATGCTATTTTAGAACGCGTTTCAAAAGATATTAACTTGAAACTTAGAAGTCTTAAAACACTATCTATTATTAGATGGGCTTGTAGATCGGAAGCCATCGAAGCAGTAAAAAACAACTATTCAGCATTACTACTTTGTTTAGAGGAAATTTccgataaaacaaatttatctgAAGTTAGAGCCAAAGCTAAAGGTctcatttttcaaatgaaaacttttgattttattttttctatgcaTATATTAAGTCCAGTTTTAATTATGATCCAAAAAGTGAGTGCCAGTTTACAATCACCAAACTTAGATTTGTTATCTGCAGTATCTCTAGTGAAGTCTCTTAGAGAACACCTCAGTAAATTGAGATCTGATGATAATaactttattgttatttacaatgAAGTTTTAAGTGTTTGTCAAAAAAATCTTATCTCTATACCTGAAGTTAAAAAGAGAAAATTTACCAGAAAAATTGATGACAATTCTACACTCTATACTGTTGATAGTAAAATTGAAGAAATGAGATATTTTACTTCTTATCCAATGTTAGATGAAATGATTCAAGGAATTGATGAACGTTTTTCACAAgaaacattgaatttaattgCATCTATGGGGAAAATGTTAAAACTTCAAACGGATGATGCAGACATTAAGATATTGTCAGaagcatttaatttaaaaaatattcatacagaAATTAAACTACTTATAAATATACCAGAAATAGAATCTATATGCGGTTCATCTAACATTAACATTTCAAAATGGTTAGATTGGTTAGTAGATAGTGGACGTTCAgaaattttttcagatttttataaatccataaaattatttgttaccaTTCCTGTTACAAGTTGCTCTTGTGAAAGGGCATTTTCAAAATTGACTATTGTTAAATCAAAGTTAAGGTCAGTGATGACCCAAAAGCGCCTGGATGCATTAATGTTGATATTCATAGAACAACACATTTCTACTGAAATTGACATAGATGATGTGATTGAAGAATTTAAAGTCCTTATACCAGGGAAGAGAAGGcttgaattataa
- the LOC132925677 gene encoding LOW QUALITY PROTEIN: uncharacterized protein LOC132925677 (The sequence of the model RefSeq protein was modified relative to this genomic sequence to represent the inferred CDS: substituted 1 base at 1 genomic stop codon) — MKFYPFHEKQEIQCPLMFTRKDSLLRHKIIHRGIRFPCSVCIKTFSLMSSLKRHEKNSHGIVPAHRQPAPIVAQPTRQSVIQFAPSVAPQGNLQITPQIFVPDIPAGGSNMLSEDEICMAAMDAFENEKIYXVFLILFLRLVFTGVNGKRVSTAYTTSAARAKKARMDMVKSPGLVEILSSAGRKIVWYFAKNLNNVKNYTDFLRPLAPALSDMLKNHVLRHSIKFSLKLEATYNRPNVPNSSENRAFKTSAVEVFSGSNIGEIIERAFIKLLTEEEAYTSRGSGFTLESIDGLLLAVYKYTPMGGSSYIPLPAYIEGKRGTINPQNVDQQCFKWAVLAKHVTGENKFRIGENYKQHDDKYNFNGISFPTPLSDVQKFEYNNPTVSVNVYGLDKKFQPPRKYPTYEVYPLRVVDEEKADHFDLLLVANESGSHYVYISNLSRLIRSQKTGHKESVVFCKRCFTSFDNRRYKYKLNGREALTQHKLICGTHKPILPVMPKEGECLKFEAWKNTQRHPIVIYADFETILMKTDEKKGGNTKIIHRHEAMSYGLIVKASNDVPIELLARHEIPTEPILYRGKVLQTETEDIQELNVEEY; from the exons atgaaattttatcCATTTCACGAGAAACAAGAAATTCAG TGTCCGTTGATGTTCACGCGTAAAGACAGTTTGCTCAGACACAAAATCATACACCGAGGAATTCGTTTTCCGTGCTCTGTATGCATCAAGACATTCAGTCTCATGTCAAGTCTTAAGAGGCATGAGAAAAATTCTCATG GCATCGTTCCGGCTCATCGTCAGCCTGCACCGATTGTTGCTCAACCTACTCGACAGAGCGTTATACAGTTTGCGCCTAGCGTTGCTCCACAGGGAAACTTACAGATTACCCCTCAAATTTTCGTCCCCGATATCCCGGCCGGTGGTTCGAACATGTTATCCGAGGACGAGATTTGCATGGCAGCTATGGACgcatttgaaaatgaaaaa atttattaggtttttttaattttatttttaagactcGTATTTACGGGTGTAAACGGCAAACGAGTTTCCACCGCATACACCACGTCGGCTGCTAGAGCAAAAAAAGCGCGCATGGATATGGTGAAATCCCCGGGGTTAGTTGAAATTTTATCGTCAGCGGGTCGAAAAATCGTTTGGTATTTCgcaaaaaatttgaataatgttaaaaattataccgaCTTTCTACGTCCTCTTGCACCGGCTCTGTCAGACATGCTGAAAAATCATGTTTTGAGACACTCGATAAAATTTAGTTTGAAGCTGGAGGCTACGTATAACCGACCAAACGTACCTAATTCATCTGAAAATAGAGCGTTTAAAACATCAGCAGTTGAAGTTTTTTCGGGTAGTAATATTGGTGAGATTATTGAAAGGGCTTTTATAAAGTTATTGACCGAAGAAGAAGCTTATACTAGCAGAGGAAGCGGGTTTACCCTGGAGTCCATAGATGGGCTATTGTTGGCCGTTTACAAATACACGCCGATGGGCGGGTCGTCATACATACCACTGCCTGCGTATATCGAAGGAAAACGGGGCACAATAAATCCTCAGAATGTAGACCAACAGTGTTTCAAGTGGGCTGTATTAGCCAAGCATGTGACGGGGGAAAATAAATTTCGTATCGGTGAGAATTATAAACAACACGATgacaaatacaatttcaatggTATATCGTTCCCAACGCCATTATCCGACGTTCAGAAATTCGAATATAATAACCCGACTGTCTCTGTGAATGTTTATGGGTTAGACAAAAAGTTCCAGCCACCACGTAAATATCCGACGTACGAGGTGTACCCGCTACGTGTCGTTGATGAGGAGAAAGCCGACCACTTTGATCTGTTGTTGGTAGCAAACGAAAGCGGGTCGCATTACGTATATATTTCGAATTTGTCGCGACTCATACGATCTCAAAAGACTGGACATAAAGAGAGTGTCGTATTTTGCAAAAGATGTTTTACCAGCTTTGACAATcgaagatataaatataaattgaatggGCGTGAGGCGTTAACTCAACATAAGCTTATATGCGGTACACATAAGCCAATATTACCGGTGATGCCGAAAGAAGGCGAGTGTCTGAAATTCGAGGCGTGGAAAAACACACAGAGACACCCTATAGTAATTTATGCAGATTTCGAGACGATACTGATGAAGACGGATGAGAAGAAGGGgggaaatacaaaaataatacacagaCATGAAGCGATGAGCTATGGACTCATTGTGAAGGCGAGCAATGACGTACCGATAGAGCTATTAGCGAGACACGAAATACCAACGGAACCAATATTATATCGAGGAA AAGTTCTTCAAACAGAAACTGAAGATATTCAAGAATTAAATGTTGAagaat ATTAA
- the LOC132925676 gene encoding LOW QUALITY PROTEIN: uncharacterized protein LOC132925676 (The sequence of the model RefSeq protein was modified relative to this genomic sequence to represent the inferred CDS: substituted 1 base at 1 genomic stop codon) produces the protein MQVHEAATHCNLCKIEFTPPSEVLYRKTADHCHLTGKYRQALCNVCNQKLQTPVFVPCYFHNLSNYDAHLIVTELGHDTQAITVIPNSEEKFISFSKYVSNNFTVRFIDTFRFMASSLSSLAKNLITPKLENFRETAKVFTEDDMPLVTRKGVYPYEYTDSWSRLDETTLPSKRSFYRTLNESGIKEDEYMHAKEVWEHFGCRTLGEYSDLYLKIDVLLLADVFENFRDVCIKTYNLDAAYYFTAPGLSFDAMLKFTGKKLELLSDYDMLLMYENGIRGGLVQVSMRHAKANNIKTPDYDETKEKSWLIYQDCNNLYGWAMSQYMPYGDFKWVESNLNGLSEMSPTSDKGRVYEVDVSYPHNLHDKHNDLPFLPQNGIPPGSKVKKLMATFXQKKNYIIHYRNLQQAIENGLIVEKVKYIEF, from the exons atgcaaGTTCATGAAGCAGCGACACACTGCAATCTATGCAAAATCGAGTTTACCCCACCTTCGGAGGTACTATATCGTAAGACAGCTGACCATTGTCATCTCACAGGAAAATACCGTCAAGCTCTCTGCAATGTATGCAATCAAAAACTACAAACACCCGTTTTTGTACCGTGCTACTTCCATAACTTGTCCAACTATGACGCGCACCTGATAGTGACAGAACTTGGTCACGACACCCAAGCTATTACCGTGATACCGAATAGCGAGGAAAAATTTATATCGTTTTCCAAGTATGTGTCAAATAATTTCACAGTCCGTTTTATAGACACTTTCCGCTTCATGGCTTCAAGCCTATCTTCTCTggctaaaaatttaattacaccTAAACTTGAGAATTTTCGAGAAACCGCCAAAGTATTTACTGAAGATGATATGCCACTCGTAACTCGTAAGGGGGTGTACCCGTACGAGTACACGGATAGTTGGAGCAGGTTGGACGAGACGACTTTACCGAGCAAGAGGAGTTTTTATAGAACTTTAAACGAGTCAGGGATAAAGGAAGATGAATATATGCATGCAAAGGAGGTCTGGGAGCACTTCGGCTGCAGGACGCTGGGCGAGTATAGTGATCTGTACTTGAAAATCGATGTGTTGCTGCTGGCGGACGTCTTCGAAAATTTTCGTGATGTGTGCATAAAGACATACAACTTGGACGCGGCGTATTATTTTACTGCACCGGGATTGAGTTTTGACGCGATGTTGAAGTTTACCGGGAAAAAGTTGGAGCTGTTGAGTGATTACGATATGTTATTAATGTATGAGAATG gTATTCGTGGTGGATTAGTGCAGGTAAGCATGAGACATGCCAAAGCGAATAATATAAAGACCCCAGACTATGACGAAACTAAGGAGAAATCGTGGTTGATATATCaggatt GTAATAATCTCTATGGCTGGGCTATGAGTCAGTATATGCCATACGGTGACTTCAAATGGGTTGAATCTAACTTGAATGGACTGAGTGAGATGTCACCAACGTCAGACAAAGGACGAGTATACGAAGTTGATGTCTCATACCCACACAATTTACATGATAAGCATAATGACCTGCCTTTCCTGCCACAAAACGGTATACCACCCGGCTCAAAGGTGAAAAAATTGATGGCAACGTTTtagcagaaaaaaaattacataatacattaccgGAACCTACAGCAGGCAATTGAAAATGGGTTGATAGttgaaaaagtaaa gtacatagagTTCTAG